The Metabacillus schmidteae nucleotide sequence AAAAGTGCGTACTTACTTAAATTTACAACTCAAGTTATACTGACTCCATAATTAGTTAGCAAGTAAGAAAAGAGATGAAGGAGGAAAATGATGAGTAGCTTAGCTGTATTCCGTAAGGATAGTCCTGAAGATTTATCGCATGTTAATGTATCTACTCAGTTAGACCCCATGACATTTATTTTGTTTGGTGCATCAGGAGATTTAGCGAAAAGAAAAATTTTCCCGGCACTATACAACTTATTTATTCATGAAAAATTCCCGAAGACTTTTAGAGTGATAGGTTTAGGGAGGAGTGATTGGTCCACAGCTATGTTTCAGAAACATGTGATTGAATCCATCAAAACATTTTCAAGAGAAACGCGAAATGACAATGTTGATATCAAAGATTTTCTTCAGTCTTTTTCCTATGTTACCTTCGATGCAAAAAAGAATTCTGATTACCTCGATTTATTAGAAACAGTGAAAGATTTTGAAGAAAAACATGGAATACCTGAAAACAGAATGTTCTATTTGTCTGTTGCTCCGGAATTAATCGATGATATTTCTTTAAATATTAAGAACAGTGGACTAGGTCATACAACGGGATGGAAACGTCTTATTATAGAAAAGCCGTTCGGCCATGACTTAGAATCTGCCCGACAATTAAATGAAAAATTAACAAAAAGTTTTATGGAACATGAAATTTTCCGAATAGACCATTATTTAGGAAAACCGATGGTGCAAAACCTTGAAGCATTAAAATTTGCAAATCCTATTATTCGGGCACTTTGGAATAACCAAAATGTATCCAATATACAAATTACTGCAAGTGAAACAGTTGGTGTGGAAGATCGAGCGGGATATTACGATCATGCAGGGGCAATTAGAGATATGCTGCAAAACCATTTACTGCAACTACTAATGATGACGAGTATGAATTTACCGGAAAATAGTAGTCCTGAAGTCATTAGGAATGAAAAAATAAAGATTATGGAGTCGCTCCGCTTTTTAGAAAAAGATGAAGTAAAAGGTAATGTGATCAGAGGGCAATATCAATCTGGTGAAATAGCAGGGGAAAAGGTAATTGGTTATCGTGATGAGCGTGGAGTAGCTTCTAACTCCGTTAATGACACGTATATTGCCGCACGTGTATGGATTGATAATGAGATGTGGAAAGGTGTACCTTTTTATATACGAACTGGTAAAAGAATGAAGGAAAAGTCTACTAAAATCGTCATTGAATTTAAAAATAATGATACGGCTAAATTACCAAACTGTATGGTGATCTCAATAAATCCAAATGAGTCTATATCATTAAAGTTAAATATGAAAAACCCATTTAACGGGGAAATTGAACCAGTAAAAGTTCATTACTATAATAACCAACAATCTGTACCTGAAGCTTACGAACTTTTACTATTTGATGCATTAAAAGGTGACGCCACATTCTTTGCTCATTGGCGGGAAGTCGAATTATCTTGGGAGTGGGTTCAACCTGTATTAGAAGCATTTAAAGAAAATAAAGCACCTCTTTATTTTTATAAATCCGGTTCGTTAGGACCTATAGAATCTACTCATTTGATACAAGAGGATGGGTTTAATTGGTGGTAAACGATCTAAACTTTTTAGGAGGCTACATATGAAAATTGGACTAATCGGACTAGGCAAGATGGGGTTGAATTTAGGTAGAAATTTGTTAGATTCAGGTCACCAGATTTCAGTTTATGACCTTAATAGAGAAGCAGTTAAAGAGATCGTGAAAGATGGGGCTGAAGGGTATCACCATTTAAAAGATCTTGTTCAATCATTAGAAAAGCCCAGAGTTTTGTGGCTAATGGTTCCACATTCAGTTGTTGATACTGTTATTTATGAATTAACTTCTCTTTTAGACAGTAATGATATTGTGATAGATGCCGGAAACTCACACTATAAAGAATCCATTACAAGATATTATCGTTTAAAAGAAATGGGTATACGGTTTATGGATGTTGGTACATCAGGCGGTATGGAGGGTGCTAGAAATGGAGCCTGCTATATGGTCGGGGGTGACCATGAAGCTTGGAGAATCGTAAAAGAGCTTTTTGAAGACACATCTGTTGAAAATGGCTGTCTTTATACTGGTAAGGCAGGAAGCGGTCACTACCTTAAAATGATTCACAATGGAATTGAATACGGCATGATGGCAGCGATTGGTGAAGGATTTGAAATACTAGATAAAAGTGAATTTCAATACGATTATGAACAAGTTGCGAGAGTATGGAACCACGGATCTGTTATTCGTTCATGGCTGATGGAATTAACAGAAAGAGCGTTCTCTAAAGATTCTAATTTGGAAGAAATTAATGGGGTGATGAACTCATCCGGTGAAGGGAAATGGACAGTAGAAGCAGCGCTTGATTTACAAACAGCTACACCTGTTATTGCATTGGCGCTTTTAATGCGTTACCGCTCATTAAGTACGGATACGTTCACTGGAAAAGTGGTATCAGCGCTAAGAAATGAGTTTGGCGGGCATGCGGTGGAAAAAGTAAAACTATAGTCTATAGTTTCTGGAGCATAATGGAACGAACTAAATTTCACCTTAACTGCATTAAAAACAACAAATTAATGCTGAAAAAGTCAAAGTATAAAAGGCAACATTCCATATTAAATGTTGCCTTTTACACAAAGGAAAAAAACTATAAAACCGAATACCTCCAAACCCCTTCAACCAAGCCCTTCGTAATCTCCCTCTTACCCTCTAAGTAATCTAAAAACCCAATAATCTCTGACATAACGAGAGAAAACTGCTTTTCATAGTTGTTTTTATAATAGTGTTGGGCAATAGCACTTCCTGTATTAAATCCTTCATTAATGAAACTCTTCAATCTTTCCGCCTTTTCTTCAATTCTATCAAGTCGTTTTTGAATGAGATCCTCCGGTTTATCAATCACCTCACCATGTCCCGGGAAAACAAGGTCAAGCTGTAAGGACCGACATTTCATTAAAGAATCAATATGTTCAACAAGAGTATGTATCCTTTTTCCATATGGGTCAGGTTCAACTAATGCATTGCTGGAAATATGGCTGATCAATAAATCACCAGACAGTAACCATTTGTTTGTTAAATGATAAAGGGCGATTTGATCAGGGGCATGACCTGGGGTGTGAATAATATCAAAGTGATGAAGCTTAGAATCTTCCAATGGTGTAAGAGCTGCTGTTATCGCATGATCCCTGTTTTTTACTATGCTTTC carries:
- the zwf gene encoding glucose-6-phosphate dehydrogenase, with product MTFILFGASGDLAKRKIFPALYNLFIHEKFPKTFRVIGLGRSDWSTAMFQKHVIESIKTFSRETRNDNVDIKDFLQSFSYVTFDAKKNSDYLDLLETVKDFEEKHGIPENRMFYLSVAPELIDDISLNIKNSGLGHTTGWKRLIIEKPFGHDLESARQLNEKLTKSFMEHEIFRIDHYLGKPMVQNLEALKFANPIIRALWNNQNVSNIQITASETVGVEDRAGYYDHAGAIRDMLQNHLLQLLMMTSMNLPENSSPEVIRNEKIKIMESLRFLEKDEVKGNVIRGQYQSGEIAGEKVIGYRDERGVASNSVNDTYIAARVWIDNEMWKGVPFYIRTGKRMKEKSTKIVIEFKNNDTAKLPNCMVISINPNESISLKLNMKNPFNGEIEPVKVHYYNNQQSVPEAYELLLFDALKGDATFFAHWREVELSWEWVQPVLEAFKENKAPLYFYKSGSLGPIESTHLIQEDGFNWW
- the gnd gene encoding phosphogluconate dehydrogenase (NAD(+)-dependent, decarboxylating), whose product is MKIGLIGLGKMGLNLGRNLLDSGHQISVYDLNREAVKEIVKDGAEGYHHLKDLVQSLEKPRVLWLMVPHSVVDTVIYELTSLLDSNDIVIDAGNSHYKESITRYYRLKEMGIRFMDVGTSGGMEGARNGACYMVGGDHEAWRIVKELFEDTSVENGCLYTGKAGSGHYLKMIHNGIEYGMMAAIGEGFEILDKSEFQYDYEQVARVWNHGSVIRSWLMELTERAFSKDSNLEEINGVMNSSGEGKWTVEAALDLQTATPVIALALLMRYRSLSTDTFTGKVVSALRNEFGGHAVEKVKL
- a CDS encoding MBL fold metallo-hydrolase; protein product: MNMNSNYEIFPVIVPTQSSLRSINFYIVKSEDSLSLIDAGLNNEGCFNALNKQLNEMGCSISDLTDIILTHHHIDHVGLVNRIFTEQQIPVYTHPLSIPRLTRENSFLEMRVEFFSTLYSQMGCGEMGNKQVHYLKESIVKNRDHAITAALTPLEDSKLHHFDIIHTPGHAPDQIALYHLTNKWLLSGDLLISHISSNALVEPDPYGKRIHTLVEHIDSLMKCRSLQLDLVFPGHGEVIDKPEDLIQKRLDRIEEKAERLKSFINEGFNTGSAIAQHYYKNNYEKQFSLVMSEIIGFLDYLEGKREITKGLVEGVWRYSVL